The genomic window TGCTGGCACGCCATGCCGCTGGCGCCGCGCACAAAACCTCCGGTTGCCGAAGGCTCCATCGATCCCGCGCTCGCGAAGAAGGGCAAAGCCGTCTGCGTGGTGGCCGATGTCTACCACGGCATGCCGGAAGTGGAGCGCGGCGCCGTCAAATACCTCCGGGTCATGGAGCAGGTCAGCCGCCCCTGGACGGTGCGCAACCGATGGCCGAACGACCGCAGCGGCATGGCGCACTCGGCCATCGGCATCGGGCGCCTCGGGCTCAAGGTGCAGCACGGCATTGTTCCCGTCGAGAAAGACGGATCGGCCCACTTCGAGGTTCCGGCCGAACGCAACATCTATTTCCAGGCGCTGGACGAAAACCATATGGCCGTACAGACCGAACGCACCTATATCAACTATATTCCCGGCGAAACGCGCAGCTGCGTGGGTTGCCACGAACTCCCCGGCGAAGTGCCGCCCGCCTCGACCGGGTTCGCCACTCCGCTGGCACTTCAACGGGTTCCGTCGCAAATGCGGCCCCAACCCGGCGATTCCAGCCCGCAAAAGACCATCAACTATCTCACGCAGGTGCAACCCGTTTGGGACAAGCACTGCATCGAGTGCCACGGTGCGGTTGATCCCAAAGGCGGCCTGAACCTCACCGGCGCCCCGACCAAACTATGGACGGTGTCGTATGAGGCGCTGATGAACAGTCGGAATCCCAGACTGGGAATCCCCTATGCCGGCGAATACATGAGCGCCAACGAGGACAAGGGGAGCGCCGACATCTCCTACCGCAATGCCTACCACTCCGGTTCGCACACCAGCCCCCTCGTCACCGTCATCGGCAACGGACGCATTCCGCTCCGCCACCCGGACGCCGATGCGATTGCCAGGCGCCTCGTCAATCCGCACAGGAACATCAGGCTGACCCAGGCCGAGTTCGTGAGCGTCGTCAACTGGCTTGATGCCTTCGGCCAGTTCTACCCCTCCTACTGGGGGCTGAAAAACGCGGCCCACGAAGGCCACGAGTTCTTCCGGCCCGACGTCGGCTTCGAGGATGCGATCAACCGCGAGATCCCTGCCACCTTCGCGCCGCTTTACGACAACCCGCCGAAGCAACCCAAGACCACCGCCCGGAGCAAATAGCACCCTATCGGTCTCGCATTCCATGGGGTGCTCGACTACCCTGCTTCGAATGAACATCAAATCCATTTATTTGGCGCTGCCGCTCCTTGCCGTCTGCATGAGCGCCTGCATCTCCGCGGAAAAAGCGGGCGCGGAAACCCCATCCGTACCCCATGAAATCCAGGCATCCCACCCCGCCCTTGCCGAAGGGAAGCCGACCCCCCAAACCCTGATCCAAACCCGCGATCCCGAGGGCAGCCTCCTGGAGTATTACCTGGACGTGGATTCGGTGATCTGCGGCGACGGACAATGCGAAATCATTTCGGTTAGGCTGTTCTGGGACCCGATCGGAACCTTCCTTCGCTACGAATTCCCCAAGGGCGGAGACCTGACTAAACGCGGGCACCAAAAGTTTTCAGCCAAAGACCATGAGAAGCTGCAGGGTATTCTCTCCGACCCGGCATCCTTGCTGAAGGAAGTGAACCCGAAGGATGTTGTTTCACCGGCCCAGGCCCAGACGGGTGATGAAATCGATGGCTCGTCCGGGGCCACCCTGCTCTCGGATAAATCGGCGATCGTTTCCGGCGCGGTCTACACCTGCTATACCCTGTGGCACTGGGTCAACAGTCCGCTGCAGGCCACGATCAGCGGCATTTCCGCCAAGGAGATGAACAACCGGCAACTCATCGACTATCTCAACAGCACCGATGAGCAACGGATCGAATTCGCCATCACCCGACTCTCCGAACGGGGCACGAAGGATGAATCCACCAAGGGGGCCGTCTATAACCAGGCCCTTAACGGAAACACGGGGCTGGCGAGTGCCGCGATCGGCTATTTCGAAAGCCTTGGAGCCGAAAACTACTACGAGGCCATCGCAAAACTCTTTAGCCAGGGTTCGTCCAAGAAACAGGTGCTCTATCTTTCATCCTTGGTTTCAACCGATCTACCGGCCCCCGATGGATTCTACGACCACCTAAGCAACAGCCTGCCCGAACTGGAAAGCTATTATGAAGTCCACTTGCTGCTGAACCTGATGACCGACAAGAACCGCGAATCACCGGAGGTCGTTGCGAATGTCCTTGTGCTGCTCGACAACAAGTCGTTTTTGATCGGCCGCCGGGCCTATAATTTCCTGAAAGACCTTGAACTGCCGGAACCGCAGCTCGCACAGGTCGAAGCCTTCCGCACCAAATACGCCGACCGATTGTGAGGAAGGCCGCTTCCGCCACGACGAAGACCACCCGATAGAGGCGGATATTCAGGGCTTATTGGTGGAAAGAAAGCTTGCCTTTGCAGGACAATTGTCTTATCAATTACGCCAGATGACAGGAGAAACCCATGAAGAAGCCCATAAAATATCCGACAGCGGAAGAGGCTCCGACCGATCTGATGGTCGAAGAACCCATTGCGATTTTCGGCCGGGTTGATAGCCGCGAAGAGGTCATCACCCGCATCAAGAAAGGCCTTCCCACCGCGAGCTTTGAAAAGCTGCGGGAAGAATTCGGGGTGACCGCCGCCGAGCTGGCGAAAACGTTGAACATCAACATGAGGACACTTGCGCGAAGGAAGCAAAGTGGTCGACTCGATGTTGATGAGTCGGAACGGGTGTACCGCTTGGCGCGGCTTTATCAGATTGCACTGAATCTCTTCGAGGATGCCAGCCTCGCCCGGCGCTGGTTCGCGGCACCCAAGGATATTTTCGGGGGCCAGACGCCGCTCAACTATGCGGACACCGAACCCGGCGCACAGGAAGTGGAAAAACAATTGCGCCGTTTGGAACACGGCGTCTTCTACTAAGGAAACCCCATGCCCCGGGCCTGGCGACTCGTTCATAAAAAATATGCCGCATCCGCCTTCAGCGGCGAAGGCTCCCGGTTGGCAGGAGGCCGCTGGAACTCCGAAGGATACCCCGTCGTCTATACGGCGGGCTCCCTTTCGCTCGCCTTGCTCGAAATCATTGTCCACCTGGAATTCAAAAAGGCGCTGCAACACTACAAAGCCATCCCGGTTGACATTCCCGAAAGCGAACTGCTGGCCGTCGACGCCTCTAGACTCCCGTCCGGATGGAACGAACCGCTACCGCACTCCTCCACCCTGCTGATCGGCAACCGCTGGCTGCAGGATCAGGGTTCGGCGGCCATGATGGTGCCCAGCTCCATTGTTCCCATCGAATCAAACTTCCTGCTGAATCCGCAACATCCGGGCTTTGGCAAACTGACCATCGGAACCGCCATCGACCTGCCACTGGATCCCCGCGTTCTGAACAAACTGAAATAGGTCAACCCACACACCAAACATCATACTTGCATAAGTATGATATTTCCGGCGACAGGCCCTGGCAGATTGAACGAAAGGGTCATACGGCACCCGAACGGTGGATTTCGTGGCCTGGCTTTACGTGGAAGTAGCGCATTGCCCCTGCGCTTTCGTTTCAAAAAAAGCCTGGGCACGTCGACTTATGCGACGGCAATGCGGGCGGGATCGTTCCAGAGGTTGTCCACTTCCCCGGGATCTTCGTGCAGGTCGAACATTTCACCGCGGTCGGGTTGACGGTGTACGCGCGGTTGTAGGTGGCGCCCTGCGCTGCCAACCGGTCCGGATTGGCTGTTTCCATCTATGGATCAAGGAACCCCATGGTGTTCCAATGCTGCTGGCCGCTTCCTGATGCTGGATGATCCGTTCCCCGGAACATACGCATGCCAATGCAGGAATACGCCCCCTGCTTTTTTGATTTTCGTCTAAAGTAGGTCGGCAGGTTGCTTTTAAGCCAACTTGCTGGTAAATATTATGATGTTTTTATCAATACCTTCATCATGACGCATGGGAGATTTCGAATGAAAGCAATCCAATTGGCAGTTGCAACCGCATTAATCGGCATATCGGCCTTCGCCTCCGGCTACAGGGTCGAGACCCAGATCGGCAAGGACAAGCTTGGATTTATCAGCCAATTGGCGATTGGATCCGACGACTCGATCTGCGTCCTCGAAAACAACGGGAAAGTCTCCCGCTTCAACGGCGACGGTTCCCTTGCCGGAACCATCGAAACCGAAATGGAAAACACCACGGCCATTGCGGTTTCCCGGAACGGGAATATCCATGTGTTTTCAACACAGACCGAAGTGAAAAAGGTCAAGTCGGGAGCCCGCATGAGGGAAGTCCATGTTCCGGTTGGCGTTGAACACGGCGTATTCGATGCCTCGGGGAAAAAGCTGAAAAGCAACAAGCTTGATAACCTTAAATCAGCCAAGGCGGCGAAGATCCTGGATGGCAAACTGGTGGTGGCGGATCTCACGGCGCGCGCACTGGTTTTCCACGACCTGGAAACCGGCAAGGAAACCGCGCGGATCAAGAAGGGACTCCGCCTGTGTTGCGGCATCTTCGATTTTTGCGAAGCCCCCGACCGGACCGTGGCGGTCTCCAACCTCGGCGCGTTCAAGGTGCAGCGCTATGACCTGAACGGCAACATCGTTATGGAGTTCGGCCAGCGCGGGCGCGGCCTCGACGATTTCCAGGGATGCTGCAACCCGGTGAGCGCGGCCTACCTGCCCGGCGGCACCATCCTCACCGTTGAAAAAGATCCCACCCGCATCAAGGTCTACGATGCCGCCGGCAAAAACGCCAAGCAGATCGAAGGCGTTGAAGAACTCGTTAAAGGTTGCAGTTTCATCCCGACCGCCGTCGATAGCAAAGGCAACATCTACCTTGCCGCCAACACCAAGGGCTACATCGTCAAATGCGTAAAATAGGACTCAGTCTTTTTGCACTGGCACTGGCCGGTTGCATCACCAGGCCCACCGATCCACTGGCCCTGAAGATTGCGGTCAACGACATCTACTGCACCGACACCGCCTGCTTCTGCGTGCACGATGTCGCCGCACGCGGCTACACCCCGACCGTGGACACGTTGAGAGCGGAACACGGCATCGAGCTGGAGTTCACCTACTTCACGGAACCCTACCAGCTGGAGGAGGCCATCCTGTCCGGCCAATTCGACGGTGTGCTTGCAAAACCGTGGACGGCCTTGCGCCTTCAAAGGCAGGCCGGAGCCGAATTCCAGCGCATCGCCGACGTGCTCGACCCCAACGATAACCGCTGGCTAAGCGGCATCGTGATCGTCCCGGCCGACTCCCCCATCCAAACCCTGGAGGAACTGAACGGGAAACACGTCTACCTCGGCCAATCCGACGCCTACGAAAAACACCAGGCCGCCAAACGGCTCTTCGAACTCAAAGGCATCAAGCCCGCAAAAGTAGGCACCAAGGCCAGCTGTTCCGAAAACATCGGGGTGCTGCTGGATGAGGAAGCCGATGCCGCCGTCATCAGCGACTACGCCCTCTCGGCCGACTGCGCCGTCGATTTCGCCAATCCCGGCGACTTCCGCACCCTCGAACACACCGAACGGATTCCACTGACCTCCTTGATGCTCGACATGAAACGCGTGGGTCCACCGGAGGCGGAACGCCTGAAAAAGGCTCTGCTTTCCATCTCGGGCAGCCAGGCCGACGAATCCCTGCTAGGCCAGGGTTTCGTGGAGCCCGCCCCCTGGAACCCACCAGAATTGGAGCACACGCCATGAAGCGAAGAAACCATCTAAGGATCGTCGGCCAGCTGCTCGGCATCTCCGTGTTGGGCGGTGCAGCCGCGCGCATCTTTTCCCCACCCTCGGAAGATGCCGAATTCGTCGCCCAGGGGCGCCGTTTCGCCTGGCAGATCATTCCCGGAAAATGCCGGCATTGCGGCATCTGCGAGACGGCCTGCGTCCGCAAGCCTTCGGCCGTCAAGGCGCTCAACGATCCGAAAAAATGCTCCAACTGCGTAGTCTGCTACGGCCACATCACCGATACCCACATCGACTCCAACAAGATCGATTCCGAAGGCGACCGCGTTTGCCCGGTCAATGCCGTCACCCGCATCAACTTCAGCGGCGGCGCCGACGGCATGTTCCTCTATGCACAGGATCCCAAACGTTGCATCGGCTGCGGCAAATGCGTCAAGCGCTGCAACCACCACGGCACCGAATCGATGTTCCTCGCCATCCGGCCCGACCTGTGCCTCGGCTGCAACGAATGCGCGATTGCCCTGGCCTGCCCGCACGACGCCATCGAACGCATACCCCGCGAAACGGTCGACGACTACCTGGGCGACTACTGGTTCGATTCCACCTATATGACGGGGGAAGGCGCTTGATCCGGATTTTGCTCATCCTCTTCCTTGCGCTCGCCCCGATCGGAGCAACGGTCGCCCAGGAATCCGACGAATGCCATCGTCCCCCGACACAGGAGTTGGCCGACTACAAGGAAACCTACGTTCCCCAGGAATTCCACTGGGAATCGTTTGGCTGGGAAATCGCCGACGTGATTGCGCTGGCCATCATGCTGGCCATTGGCAGCCTGCTCTCCGTACGGCACCTCCAGCGCCATTGGTTCACCGCACTGGCGGGCATTGCCCTGCTCTACTTCGGCATCGTCCGCGGCGGTTGCATCTGCCCGGTCGGCGCCACCACCAACTTTTTCATGGGTCTTGCCGCGCCCGAGTTGATTGGCAAGCTGGTGGCCGTCTTGTTCCTGCTGCCGCTGATCGCCGCATTTTTCTTTGGCCGCGTCTTTTGCTCGTCCGCCTGTCCGCTCGGCGCTATCCAGCACCTGCTCTCCCGCAAGAACGGCATCCAGCTCCCGACCCTCCTCAACAAGATCCTGCGGCTCATCCCCATTGCCCTGCTCATCGCCACTGCCTGGGGCGCATTGCGTAGCGGCATCTTCCTCGCCTGCAAGCTCGATGTCTACAAACCCATCTTTTTCACGGGCCACGCCTGGTTCGGGCAGCTCGCCGACCGCGTGGGCGAAGGCTCCATGGAACCGGGGCTGTTGATCGTCGGCAACCTGCTGAACTGGCTTGTCCTGCTGGCGGTACTGGCGCTGGGCATTTTCATCCCGCGCCCGTTCTGCCGCTTCGCCTGCCCCTACGGCGTCCTGCTCGGATTCTTTTCGAGGGTCGGGCTGCGCAAACGGCACATCGATGCCGAAAGCTGCTTCGCCTGTGTCCAGTGCACCAGGACCTGCCCCGTGCAAGCCATTACCGCCGACCGGGAAAAGCGCAACATCAAGGTTTCCGACTTCCACTGCGTCCAGTGCGGCCGTTGCGACGTAACCTGCAAGGCGGATTCCTTCCAAAGCCCCTCCCCCTATCCAGAGACACGCTTTCCGAACATCGGTAAGAACTAGCGGATTTCCCCCCAGCGAGAACCACATCCCCCCGCAAACAAAGACCCGAACAAATGACGCACATGATGATCATATTCCGCCTTTATATTAGTGTATTATAATATTCTGTTATTTGGCTTTATTTTCTCTTGCGCCGGTGTATTTTAGCAACCATGAAACCATGCAATTTCGAGATCTTTGAACTGCAGGCCGACCTGTACCAGACGATGGCCAGCCCCAAACGGCTGGCGATCGTCGAGCTGCTGAGCCACGGGGAACA from Pontiella desulfatans includes these protein-coding regions:
- the parS gene encoding type II RES/Xre toxin-antitoxin system antitoxin, with translation MKKPIKYPTAEEAPTDLMVEEPIAIFGRVDSREEVITRIKKGLPTASFEKLREEFGVTAAELAKTLNINMRTLARRKQSGRLDVDESERVYRLARLYQIALNLFEDASLARRWFAAPKDIFGGQTPLNYADTEPGAQEVEKQLRRLEHGVFY
- a CDS encoding RES family NAD+ phosphorylase, translated to MPRAWRLVHKKYAASAFSGEGSRLAGGRWNSEGYPVVYTAGSLSLALLEIIVHLEFKKALQHYKAIPVDIPESELLAVDASRLPSGWNEPLPHSSTLLIGNRWLQDQGSAAMMVPSSIVPIESNFLLNPQHPGFGKLTIGTAIDLPLDPRVLNKLK
- a CDS encoding NHL repeat-containing protein translates to MKAIQLAVATALIGISAFASGYRVETQIGKDKLGFISQLAIGSDDSICVLENNGKVSRFNGDGSLAGTIETEMENTTAIAVSRNGNIHVFSTQTEVKKVKSGARMREVHVPVGVEHGVFDASGKKLKSNKLDNLKSAKAAKILDGKLVVADLTARALVFHDLETGKETARIKKGLRLCCGIFDFCEAPDRTVAVSNLGAFKVQRYDLNGNIVMEFGQRGRGLDDFQGCCNPVSAAYLPGGTILTVEKDPTRIKVYDAAGKNAKQIEGVEELVKGCSFIPTAVDSKGNIYLAANTKGYIVKCVK
- a CDS encoding phosphate/phosphite/phosphonate ABC transporter substrate-binding protein, translated to MRKIGLSLFALALAGCITRPTDPLALKIAVNDIYCTDTACFCVHDVAARGYTPTVDTLRAEHGIELEFTYFTEPYQLEEAILSGQFDGVLAKPWTALRLQRQAGAEFQRIADVLDPNDNRWLSGIVIVPADSPIQTLEELNGKHVYLGQSDAYEKHQAAKRLFELKGIKPAKVGTKASCSENIGVLLDEEADAAVISDYALSADCAVDFANPGDFRTLEHTERIPLTSLMLDMKRVGPPEAERLKKALLSISGSQADESLLGQGFVEPAPWNPPELEHTP
- a CDS encoding 4Fe-4S dicluster domain-containing protein: MKRRNHLRIVGQLLGISVLGGAAARIFSPPSEDAEFVAQGRRFAWQIIPGKCRHCGICETACVRKPSAVKALNDPKKCSNCVVCYGHITDTHIDSNKIDSEGDRVCPVNAVTRINFSGGADGMFLYAQDPKRCIGCGKCVKRCNHHGTESMFLAIRPDLCLGCNECAIALACPHDAIERIPRETVDDYLGDYWFDSTYMTGEGA
- a CDS encoding 4Fe-4S binding protein, with product MIRILLILFLALAPIGATVAQESDECHRPPTQELADYKETYVPQEFHWESFGWEIADVIALAIMLAIGSLLSVRHLQRHWFTALAGIALLYFGIVRGGCICPVGATTNFFMGLAAPELIGKLVAVLFLLPLIAAFFFGRVFCSSACPLGAIQHLLSRKNGIQLPTLLNKILRLIPIALLIATAWGALRSGIFLACKLDVYKPIFFTGHAWFGQLADRVGEGSMEPGLLIVGNLLNWLVLLAVLALGIFIPRPFCRFACPYGVLLGFFSRVGLRKRHIDAESCFACVQCTRTCPVQAITADREKRNIKVSDFHCVQCGRCDVTCKADSFQSPSPYPETRFPNIGKN